GTTGCTGACCCAAGGCTTGAAACCCCTGTACTTTTAGTTGAGAACCATCCTCAGTGCAAGAAAAATACGATGGGGGAAAAGATTCTTCCAAATGGACAGGTTTGGAGATCACAATTTTTGCTATTATGCATTTGTACTAAAGTTCTCAGTGATGTCAATGTCATCTTGAAATTGCAAGAGAGTATTGAGCTGGGGCCAGTGAATGCTACTAGGCTACCTTCGCTTCCGCATCTCCTCTCATCGCTCCTTAGGCATCGTCCGATAGTGAATCCAAGTGGAGGTGACGGTGAGATTGACGAAAGCCTAATCTTTGATGCCGAGGAAGAAGATGAGTATGACCAACTGCCTCCAATCCGCATCCTGACAAAATCTCAGTTTGAGAGACTGACTAAGTCACAGAAAAAAGAATATCTTGATGAGTTGGATTATAGAGAGACTCTATATTTGAAAAAACAATTGAAAGAGGAGTATGTCAAGCAAAGGGAGAGCACGCTTCACATGGGGGAAAAGTTGGCAAATGATGATAATGCAGATAGTCGGCAAGCATCCCCAGAAGATGTCTCGCTACCAGATGCGGCATTTCCTCCAAGTTTTGACTCAGATTTCCCTGTGCATAGATACCGCTGCCTTGTTACAAGTGATCCATGGCTTGTGAGACCAGTCCTTGATCCCCAAGGATGGGATCACGATGTTGGATTTGATGGAGTAAGTGTTGAAGCAGCTATGGCTATAAACCAGGATCTCTTTGCCTCAGTCAGTGGGCAGATGAGCAAGGACAAGCAGGATTTTAGTATTCAATCTGAGTGCGCTGCATCTTACTCGGGACCTGGGAGAGCTACTTATTCTGTTGGTCTAGATGTTCAGTCTGCTGGAAAGGATTTGATGTATACAGTCCACAGCAATACAAGGCTTCCAAACTTGTGGCACAACATTGGTGACTGTGGAGTTTCATTGACCTCCTTTGATAACAAGTATTACATTGGTGCCAAGCTTGGAGATTCCATTTCATTGGGGAAGAGATTGAAATTCTTAGTCAATGCTGGTAGAATGAGTGGTCCTGGGCAAGCAGCATATGGTGGGAGCTTTGAAGCTATTATTAGGGGAAGAGACTACCCAGTCAGGAATGACATGGTCAGCCTGACAATGACTCTTCTCTCTTTAAAAAAGGAGATGGTATTGACTGGAAATCTACAGTCTGAGTTTCGACTTAATAGGAACTTGAAATTATCAGTCAACGCCAACATGAATAGTCAGAAAATGGGGAGGATTAGCGTCAAAACAAGTAGTGCAGAACATTTGCAAATTGCGCTAATTGCAGCTTTTACTCTCGTCAAAACCTTGTCTCGAAGAAGAAAAGGAACTGAAAGCTCAAGAGAGGAAGAAATTGAGAGCTGATGGAAATTCCATTCCTTATTTGGTACCGAAGTATTTTTGTTTCAAGTGGGCAGTAGCCATCTTATTGACAGAGAGCCGAGTTCGGGTGTTTTTTTCTATCAAGGAGGAGGCAAGACTGGGAGATTATCATTCCCATTGTTCCATGCTCCAACTTCTCTCGAGACATCTTAAATGAGATTGAAGACAACTTCACTGGAAAATGCAATGATGCTGCCGAGTGGCGTGATCATTTTTGGTCCATATGACCACAAATTCAAGTTCAGTTTCTTTCTTCTGAGGGTCCAGTTGACAGCCATCTTTTTTCGctttgatataatatatattttcaaagtAAATGAGGCAAAAAAGTGTACAGTGAATCATGGAGATGAATTTTCATTTTGATAGCAAGGTAAATCTAAATAATAGTAAATCATAATTTGAATGAATGATGTTTGTTTAGCTTCTTCGTGTTGTTGCTAAGCAATAAGGTATAGTTGGAATATTATTACTCAAGATTGTTCTCCATTTCACCTTTCTTTGATTGGCACAACCATTGATTATGCTGAAAGATTTCTCCATGACATAGATTAGTGAGTGACTTGTCGAAATGTGCTCGTTTCTAGAATTAGAAATTGTACATTTGTTCTATTTACTTTTGTGGTGTTTACTAGAAACAAATGATTTATTCCTTGAAGCCATGAATAAATAGAATTGCAACTGCACCACATAGACTTTAGAATAGCATAAATTGCATCGCAAAAATAGGACGAAGTGCGGTGTGACCGATTTACCCTAATAGCcaactaatttaataaaatattcagacaaaattaaaatacaaaatacagtAGAAATGCATTCAACTGAAAGCATtccaacaaaacaacaaaaacaatagCAATATAGATTCTTGTATAGGGTGTGCTGGTTGTATTATAGGATTGCTTTCAGTTTTCCAGATAGAAACATTAATACTTTTGGTGGGTGTAAGATGCGCTCAGGATTACATTACCTCTCAAAAGGGTTTTCTTAGATTTGTTATtgggttttttttcttcataaataTGGGGAAAATGAATGTAGTTTGCTTTTATATGGCATAAGTAATGCAAAAGatatagaattaaaaaataattaaagtttaaaatataatttttttttttaaaaaaactataaataaatttaataaaacttagtcgatttttttttttggagaagaCACTGGTATTGAAAAATTcgttgaaaaaattattgaaaaagttAACGGAATTGTGTCATCATTAGAAAAATCACTGAAGTTAGATGtcttaaatataaatgaaaatagAACCAGTTATAGAATTTAATaactcaataattaaaataagtaacACGCAATAATTCAAgtcggttataattaaaatagaactggtTCTATGAAAACAAACAgaataactcaaaccagttataattataaaacaaaGGAAATCAGTTtctaaaatactaaaacataaattaaaaataaaaacgagTTCCACAACAaaacacataatacctcataaaccggttataattaaaaaaaaatatgtatcaaTTCTAAAAATACTAAGACATAAATATAAACTGATCTGGTTATATtaagataaataaaaataaagaacacacaataactcaaaaTATAAGATAAAGAATCCGattatatttatcaactagttaaaaatttgagaTGAAGAAACTAGTTCCGTAAAGCAATGAagataaaaacttacacacaaaaatcagttaaacaaaataaataagtcaaaaaAAGGTTCTTTAAATTatctaaattaaaaattagttcctgaaataactaaattaaaaactaGTTCCTTAAATCAATTAAATCAAAAACTAATTTTTGAAGTAAATAATTCAAGAACCGTTTTCTAAAATTACTTAAACAAAAAATCAGTTGAgacataaattaaaatagaactggtttcacaacaaaatgattTAATTACACACAAAGTTTAATCATCAACACATTTGATTGAATTGGATACCTTAGGTTGAAAAATCTTCTAAGTATGATCCCAAAAAATACACATGTTTTACCCAAATTTCGGCTAATAATGAGAAGCTGACACATGTACCAGGGAAGGAATACGAATCAGCCAAAGCAGTGTATATTGTTAAATGCACATTAAATAACTCGCCTCAAGAATTACACTTGATAGAAATATTTGAACTCACTACCACATAGACAAAAgcgaaataaaaataataactattaaCGAATAAGATAGGCGAGACAACAAGTCCATCTCGGAATGAATAATATACATAATGAAAGTTGTTCAAGATGAGTAAACAAAGAGCTTGTAGCTCATTGACCCACATACTCATGAGTAGGAGCTTGTAATTTATTGACCCACATATATGTAAGAGCTTGCAGCTAATTGACCCACATACTCGTGAGTATGTTCAAAGAGTGATAATAACATACATTTATCTCGCTCTTTATGCATTGAAGTAACCGCCTCGCTAATACCTACCAAAATTGCAAAAGAGAACCGCGATAAATGTTGTATCTCTGcactttgtatttttttctacAAAGATGGTAAAGAAGGATAATATATACTTGAGAAGAATCATCCAATACAATCAGCATAACTGTTTATGGATAAAGACAAAAGAGCAATTGagcaattatttaatattatccCATATGCATAATAATGAAATGTGGGAAATGTCTACGTTTCATGATCAGTTATGAATGAATAAGATCTCAAGGGAATAATTGTCACCCTACACatctataaatacaaacaaGATCTAGGGTAAAGGGGACGACAAATCTAGAGagaaaaatcaagatattattattactgatattattgtattttgtaTTCTAAATATTATCCCTAATAAGatggactcgtggactatgaagAATTAACTTCAAAACCACGTTAAAAACTTTCTGTTGTTCATTTATtgctataattaatttaatagttcATTTATTACAAAAAGACTAATATCTTTGGTTAACGAAAAATTCGTGATaatagtttggtgctttcattgagagcctttgTAGTAAAAACTCAAAAAATACCCTCCTCACAGACAACAACTCGAAATTTGTACTTATGGCGGACGATACTCAGCGTAATGAAGAGAATCCACTAGAGGAGCCAACCTGTCACCCTGGAAAGGAACCTCAGGATTTGTAGAGAACCAACACAACTGAAACTCCTAGTTCTGGAAGGAATGATGGAGATTTCAACCCAACTGGTGAATAAATTCTAGAAAGGTGAAGCGAAGATGCCTATGATCCAACAAGATATGTCCCACTGGTGGAACTAGAAAATAAGAAACTTCGATAATGCCTGGCTAAGTTAAACCGGAGGAATGTCCAGTTAAAACGATAAGCAGCGACAGCCAAGGTTGCATAGGGAGCCACTCCTCAAACTCAACCTGATCCATCTGTAAGACGATCATGGGGAAGGCCCCAAGGTGCTAGGACCAGAAGACAAGAAAACAATCAAGGGAACCCCACAAACACTTCGGAAGAACAACCTAAAAATGTGAGGGATATCCCAATGGATAGAGAAAACCCGTAAACACTAGAAATACGAGAAATCAAGAGGCTCGACGTGACATTCTGAGAACTTCCCGTGAATTCGCAAACCAAGAAAATGAACAACTTGATATACCGGAGTCATCTCGCATGAATGTGAATGCCAGGTAGGCGCGACCTAAAAAACCAAGAAATTCTGCAGCATGACATGAGAAATGCTAGAAATCAACTTGGAACAGGTCAACCCCAAGGCATTTGCAAAGGCCTGCTCGCAACGATAGAGACAGTGCACacacttgttggaaattattttaccaggatctagatttactaacaagtatgtttcattaacatcctaatatgaattctaaaacaatgaaataaacacatataaagtttagtaaaccttacattgggtgcagcggaatataataactccttccgttcagatctctagcccttgattcctttctgtagcagagcatcaccaagatctaaacctggatctctttctctccttcctttgatgctgattctccttcttgttgtttggaatctcctacagtcttacacactatgattgagataccacttgatgtgtgtgggcactcactcattcactaatggctggaattatttagtgtgaagaaaggcttagtgtttcgaattgaagaagaaagaagaaggaagaggtctcatctaggtttttagcttttcaggcattagttggataatgagaccataaccttccttttatactattctttaatagggttagggttgaattaaatggattaaaaaagaataaaatattgggcaataaATCACTCTTGTCCGTACACTTAAGTgagccaatctctagttacaattttaccattttatttcaactacttattcttcttttcaataataccatattttccatttcaacgttataaatgccaaactatttatttaataattaaaataactatcaaataaaaattgtcatttataatatttattaattagactccataaagtctcttaattaacaaataaaccccaaaacactatttcttcacaatcaagccataacatagtgaaaattcataaactagacatagtctaactttagaattataattgattaatcaaaatcaattaactaagtcttacaagcagtatggtctcaactagtatggggaccatgggtctatatatccgagcttccaataagcagatcaagaatttatatcttaaattcactgacttattaattcttcgttgaatccacgcatagaacttagaattacactctcagtatatagaacgctctatatgttccaccatatagacacatcattagttatccattgttataatcctaatttgattaatgatcctctatatagatgatctacactgtaaagggattagattaccgtaacaccctacaatgtattttatccttaaaacacttaaccccgtataaatgatatttcagctaagtgaaatgagtactccatcatttattttcgtttggtagctcgaaggaaatcatcctttactttctatttgtcagatagaagctataaattccatatttatgttagcgctcccactcaattgcactgtcatgttcccaaaatgtacgtatcaccctgacccaaaagtaggcttaactaacaaatcaaagaacatgtataatactcttgagatcgaacctaaacatatcaggattaagatcatttgatctaggatcaataggtgatattgaattgaatagatattacggtaaatttaatatatctaatcaaagttcaatatcggccccttccgatgtatactccatacatccgatactggtaaactttgccaatgccctggaaaggacataacacttatccaaggtgcaagaatacctatcgctgattatcatgtcagtctaaatccagtgttctaacaaatcagggaataaacttttgaatatataattaagattatattccagtgtgctgacaacactataatcattaacaaattgatatgttctggacttaaatagaattcatacattatatacataatcatgaaataaatcatgtgaaccatgcaacattaaatgttatttctgatctttattaataagtaaatctgattatattgaaatgagttttatttagggcataaaacccaacaacactTACTTGAGTAGGGGTCGTGTGTCAAATCTCTTCCAAAAGAGAAGGCTGATGCAAGAAGAGTCACATGAGACTGGCTCAAGTACGAATCCAACTGGATCAAGGTCAAGGACCCACAAGCACAGTAGATTAACCAGAGCTCATGCCTGTGATAGGAAGACACGAGACGAAGGTGGATCACAGTGTTATTATAATGACCAAGAAAGTATAAGTAACTCTCGCAGTTACCAATCTAAAATTTACTCAGGACAAGATCCGAGAGTAATTATAATCAAATACATCGTGATCCTGATCTCCGCAAATAGTTAAACCAAAGACAACCTAACCTACGTGAGCATCTAAATGGTAATGCACCAGATTTACGTAATCAACTAAATCAAAATGCTTGCATACAACCCATACAGCAACAGTCTATGGATCTAATACAATTGCGAGTAATATAGTGGGAAGATAAGTTCAGGAAATACCATGACATAGAGTATGGGAAACTACTGGAATATGACTCAAATGAAGAGACAGAACTATTCCattatgatattttgaattCGCAATTTCCTTAAGGATTCAAAAATGTCGCACAATATGATGGTACCATTGATCCTGTAGCGCACCTGAACAACTTCAGTACCATAATGCGAGCAAGTAATGTTTCAAACAACTTGCAATGCATATTATTTCCAACTTCATTAATAGGAGTAACAAGTAGTTGGTTTGACAAATTTACCAGCCATTCTATAACTTCCTGGGAATAATTATCGAAAGATTTCAAAAAGCAATTCCAAGATGTGAGAGACTAGAGATCAAAAGCATCTTCGTTAATCAATGTCAAGTAGCAACTAGGATAATCCTTTAAGGCGTACCTAAGTCATTTTAGTATGGCTGCAGCCAAAGACAGGAATCTAAATGACAACATTCAGTTTACAGTCTTTCAAGCTAGAATAACAATTGATTTGTCAACTGTAGGGGCATAATTATGGGATGACTTGCAAGGTTGTCCTGTTAGAAATATCAACGAGTTCAATGAAAGAGCAAAAAATTTAGTGTGAGAGGAAGAGGCTTGAAATGAAATTAAGTTGTTAAAGTCCAGCTTGGGAGATAAGCCTAGCACAAGTACCACAACAGTGAGCACTGTTACCACCAAAGTAGGAAATCCAAATCCTACTAGCTCGAATACCAAGAGGAAGGATGAGTCGAGAGATTCATCCAAGGAcgaaaagaaacaaaagaagcatGAGAAATATGTTCCCATTGATTCAGTATATACTGAATTGAATGAAACTCGTGAAAATATCTATATTGCCAACAAAAACCAGGTCACATTTCGCAGACCTAACCCAATGAAACATGCAAGAAACAAGCaagattctaataaatattttcgTTTCCATAGAGATATCACGCATACCATTGAAGAATGTCGTAAACTGAAAGTTGAAATTGAAAATCTCATCTCACGAGATTATTTGAGGTAATATGTGAGGCCACAAGGAAACAAACATAATTTGACTAATAACTCGAATAACCCAAGGTTACAACCTCCCTCTGTTGAGGGCGAGAATATCTTGATTATTTCTGGAAGGCCACACCTCACAGGAAAAAACAATAACGCACAGAAGAGGTATATAAATGAAGTGAAAAACGAGACATTAGCTTTTGCTCCAGAATTTCTAAAAAGAGTTAAATTTGTTGAACTTCCATTGTCTTTACTGATGAAGATGCATCACTCGTAGGTACCCTCACACAAATCATCTAGTAATAATGGTGCAACTCGCTAATAAGAGGGTAAAAAGGGTTCTCGTGGATAATAGGAGTTTTGTCAATATTCTTTATAAGGAAACTTTAAATAAGATAGGACTAGAGGAACCACCATTATCCACAACTCAAAAATGCAAGAATTTCTAGTTGTTGACATCCCTTCTGTTTGCAACGTGCTGATAGGTTGCCATATCTTAATAGGAATGGGGGCAATAGGCTCAATTAAGCATTTGTCACTAAAATTCCCCATTCACTCTGGAGTAGGTACTATTAAAGGCAACCAACTATTAGCTCTGTAGTGCTATAGCGTGGAATTAAAAAATAGAAGGACCAATCATCAATTGATGGTGATTTTGGCAGAAGAAAATGAGAAATAGATAGAAGATTTGGGTCCTAGGATCCATGATGAGAACAACCAACTCAAGCCAATCGAAGAGTTAGAGGAGGTGAATTTAGATCCAAATAATCCCACTAAATGTGTTAATATTGGGAAGGGTTTGGAGGAAGAACTAAAATAGCAACTAATCGCCTTTCTGAAGGCAAACTAAGATCAAATTGCTTGGAGTTATTCAGACATGGTCGGGATAAACCCGAATGTAATATAATATCACCTTAACATTGATCCAAATCATCCTTGAAAACGTCAAAAACGACGGCCTCTAGATCCTTAAGAGACAAAATGCACTAAAAGAAGAGGTTGATAAACTATTAACCAATAACTTCATACGATAAGTATTTTATCCTTCGTGGATATCCAATCCAGTTGTTGTCCCAAAACCAAATGGGACATGGAGAACATGCATAAATTTCTTCGACTTAAAtaaagcatgccctaaagatTGCTTTTCACTGTTGAGGATTGACCAATCGGTAGATGCAACGACATGATATGAATTAATGACTTTCATGGACTCATATTCTGGTTATAACCAGATTAAAATGCATGTACTagatcaagaacatacaagcttcgTAATAAATATGGGACTAtattgttataaagtcatgTCATAAGGATTAAAAAATACTGAAGCAACATACCAACACCTCGTGAATGGTATGTTCGAAAACTAGATAGGGCAAAATATGGAGGTCTATGTCAATGATATATTGGTAAAGAATGTCAAAAATAAGAACCATACAAAGGATCTCGCAGAATGCTTGCCATACTAAAAGCATATGATATAAAATTAAATCCCAAGAAGTGCTCTTTTGGGGTTTCCTCGGGGAAATTATTAGGTTTCATTGCGAATGCAAGAGGAGTTGAAGCTAACCTCGATAAAATAAAAGCACTACTCGAGATGCATTCGCCAACTAAACCAAAGGAAGTTCAATCTTTAACTGAAAGAATGGTGACACTCAACAAAtttatctcaaaatcaattgatAAATGCCTCTCAACTTTTAATATCTTGCGAGGCAATAAAAAATTTGAGTTGAATGAAGAGTGTGGAGAAGCGTTCTGAGAGATAAAGAAACATCTTTCTACACTACCAGTTTTGGCCAAACCAATCACTAGAGAgacattgttcatttatttgGCTATCTTAGAAAGTGTTATAAGAGCAACAGTTGTGCGAGAGGAAGGCAGGAACCAGCAACCTGTTTACTATTTGAGTAAAAGGTTACTGGGGGCAGAATCAAGATACCCACCACTCAAGACACTCACACTTTGCTTGATAAATGCATCCTGAAAAATGTGACCTTATTTTCAAGCACACCCTATTAAAGTCCTTACAAATCAACCATTGCGACAAGTATTGTGTAATATCCTAAGGTTTAATAACTGGATTAGCAACCCTAACTAGATTAATTATGTATCaatgaggaattatattattatataatttaatatgtgaaattattatgatttatttcattttaagacCCAGTTGGTGTATTAGGGGCATTTTCGTAATTTTGACCCAAAGGAGTTATATTATTTCGCTTcgatcaatgtaaggttttctaaactcttatgtgtttgttttattgttttagagaattcatatttaaggtgttaattaaacatacatgttagtaaatctaaatcctggtaaaataaatcccaataattattttgtatgtaatACGAGAAATTGAGATTATGGTTATTACCCTAAATTTAGCGGTTATGTGTTATAGGATTATTACTCTAGaatttaaatgaatatgaatgccataatatattatatatacgttGATATAAAGAATTATGCAGTTAAGGCATAATTAGGTTAGATTCGGTACTCAGACTCGAGATAAACTACtttaaggccttattgtaaataaacatgtgagcgtaacacgtaggtctatgtcaAATAGACTATGGATGGAGTGGCATCATCACTTAAGTGGTTATAATTGTTGTTCATATTATtgtttatactgtcttgctggccTTAGCTCATGGGTACTCTATTATGGAGGAAAGGGTAAGTCGATAGTTGAGTAGCGATGTGGTTGAGGGTTTTTGCGATGCATTGTACATGTTCAGGCCAAGCTAGACCACGAGGGTTGGGTTTGCTGGGGTTTGTCGCTTAAGTCTGCGTGTATTaatgttaggctaaaattagtctaagtttcgggacgtattttcggttagttttcactctttgtttctagttttaggactattttacgcttgattcttttgtgtcaggtcctcgggtgtttaaagaaagtatttacaagaattgaggacaagtggtgaaagaattgagaagaaaaaccaaaaaaaatatgttgctgccaaatcccgtcgcgacgggacaatatccccgtcgcgacggggattGGCAGAGAGAAGTTCGAGACAAAGTtgcttaaccccgtcgcgacgggggcattgccagtcgcgacggggaccccagtgacgggatttttgggcagtttcgtaatttcacgaattttaaagatgagaattggtttaaattgtcagggttcgtgaaaattagggatgattcagaattggaaccctagaaacaaaggaggaggctagaagagcggcttgtggcgacccggatcaattgcttcaactagttctttctcttctctttaatttttctatgttcttttctatttcaatgttaattatggatttgattatggatgttttgaactaaactcctatttagggagaatgatgaatgttgtttaagtttttcctagttaatgattaattgccattcctccattttgattgtgaatactattcatatttgtgtttaatttccatgtgcaagattgatcaccttttacatgttttatgatctcaattcgaaatctgaaaagtgagaattgagaatgctaaaattggatagtctaggttttgatgtgaaacgaaagtatttacatagcctttgtgacatttagattattacttaatggtgatttcatgttagtttaattaagagattaattagagagcatgaggtttagaacctagaagatctgaaaagagctaggttaattcataatctgtcattcacttcaagagaaggatagcatttaaacattaacattggtaacttaacaacatgattcgtctccctattttcttatcttgattaatcttcctttgttatttttaattttctgaattgtcttatttaattcataaaagtattcttttaccagatagaatcaatagtataatttagtagtaattagtccaattccctgtggttcgacctcatctgtgtgagtttactacttgattgcgtatacttgcgtagtgatcaTAATTtttgcaacaagtttttggcgctgtTGCCGGGGAAttatttaaagattaatattacataaaattatactaacttctactttggtatattttctcttgctgattttctaacctttttcttgcaatattttcttgatctatttcaggaatcctaagtgtatgcgccgtcaaggacaagcagtcatattaccagttgatcctgaaatcgagaaaacttgcaggaggaa
This Cannabis sativa cultivar Pink pepper isolate KNU-18-1 chromosome 6, ASM2916894v1, whole genome shotgun sequence DNA region includes the following protein-coding sequences:
- the LOC115724746 gene encoding translocase of chloroplast 90, chloroplastic is translated as MKSVREWFFSQIVSKSVVSSRPLSGSDSFFDEEPVEEELDDRGETHSSNLEATPVSHAPCSSNSNQENHPQPSTPQLAINYSNNFPHGVNGKKFDPLIKIEDLQVKFLLLLRRLGLPENNLLVAKVLYRIHLATLIRAEESDLKKVYHVSNKARAIVAEREAAGLPELDFPIKILTIGKTGVGKSATINSIFDQTKTTTDAFRPATDHIQEVVGTVNGIRITIIDTPGLLPPSASNAKRNKKILHSVKRFIRKSPPDIVLYFDRLDLVSMSSDDFPLFKLITDVFGASIWFNTILVMTHSSSALPEGPNGYPITFESYVSHYTDFVQQNIQQAVADPRLETPVLLVENHPQCKKNTMGEKILPNGQVWRSQFLLLCICTKVLSDVNVILKLQESIELGPVNATRLPSLPHLLSSLLRHRPIVNPSGGDGEIDESLIFDAEEEDEYDQLPPIRILTKSQFERLTKSQKKEYLDELDYRETLYLKKQLKEEYVKQRESTLHMGEKLANDDNADSRQASPEDVSLPDAAFPPSFDSDFPVHRYRCLVTSDPWLVRPVLDPQGWDHDVGFDGVSVEAAMAINQDLFASVSGQMSKDKQDFSIQSECAASYSGPGRATYSVGLDVQSAGKDLMYTVHSNTRLPNLWHNIGDCGVSLTSFDNKYYIGAKLGDSISLGKRLKFLVNAGRMSGPGQAAYGGSFEAIIRGRDYPVRNDMVSLTMTLLSLKKEMVLTGNLQSEFRLNRNLKLSVNANMNSQKMGRISVKTSSAEHLQIALIAAFTLVKTLSRRRKGTESSREEEIES